In Bacillus sp. (in: firmicutes), the DNA window AACATATTTGTCGCTGCCTGAATAAGGAGCGTTGCAATCATCATCGTTATAAATAACGAAAAGTTAATTTCCGTATATTGGATGGATAATGCAGTTCCTAAAAAAACAGGGACAAACCCAGCGGTCAACGTATGTGGACGAGTTAATTTCCACCAAACTCCCCATCCACGATCGTTAGAGAAGCTAGGAGATGGTTGTCCTATCATATTTTCCTCTCCCTTGTAATTCGTTATCAATTTACTTGTTGCAATTTCGTTACAAAATAAAGTGTAGGTAAAGGGGTAAAACGTGTCAATGACTTTTTCATATGAACCATTTCTAACCATTTAGTCACTCTACTCGGAAACAAGGCCTATAATAGTATATAATAAGGTTAGAATCAGGTTTACGAAGTGGGAGTCCGTTGACACGTATTGATGTTGAGTGTATCTTTAAATAAGTTTGAGAACGTTTCGTGCTTTTTGGTTTGGGGGGATATTTTTTGACTACGATTTCAACCGTTGATATACAATTGGATGCTAAAGAACGTGCGCGTAAAGACCTATTGTATCGAAGTTCAGTGTTCAAAATTCCGTTTATTGACCCCCTTTCCTTTTATAATAAAGGAAAGAAATGGTTTCAAGGAGAACGATTTTTTTGGAAAGATCCAGATGACGAGTTGATTATCGTTGGTTTAGGTATCGTTAAAAAAATTGAACTAATAGAACCTTCCGGTCGATTTGAAGCGTTACAAAAGAAATGGAACGATATTATAGAGAAAACGGTGATACAACATTCTTATAACGTTCCAGGAACGGGTCCTCTGTTGTTTGGAGGAATAAGTTTTGATCCGCAAATTGTCCCGTCCAACGAATGGATAGATTTTTCGCCAGTTATGTTTTATCTCCCATCCATTATGCTTACTGTTTACGATAACGAAACGTACCTAACAATGAACGGACCATTAACTGATCATTGGGAGAAAGAGCTGGAGAAACAAAAAGATTGGTTATTCAAACAGTTTGTTTTAAAGGAAGAAATTATAGAAGAACCAATACCGGCGATTGTTACCGTTAACGAGCCAAATGCGGAACAGTGGAAGGAAACCGTACGTCGTGTCATTAACCAAATTCAAACCGGTGAATTAGACAAAGTTGTCCTCGCTCGAAAAAAATACATTCAATTTTCGGAAGCGATTTTGTCCGATCGAGTATTACAGCGGTTGTGGGACGAACAGCATAAAAGTTTTATTTTTTCCTTGGAAGCGAACAAAAGTTGTTTTATCGGAGCTTCCCCGGAACGGTTAGTGCGTAAAATGCATCATGAAGTGCTTTCAACGTGCTTAGCTGGTTCGATTAAACGTGGGCTGACGATGGAAGAAGATGAGTCATTAGGAAAAGAATTGTTAAACGACCGGAAAAATGTTCAGGAACACAAATTTGTGGTCTCGATGATTCGTGACGTGATGGAAGCGCTTTGCTCGGAAGTTGATATTCCTGACGAACCGACATTAATGAAAACTCGAGATATTCAACATTTATATACGCCTGTCAAAGGATATACGGATGAGAAAACGTCGTTGCTTCAGTTTGTTCAAAGGTTGCACCCAACGCCTGCACTAGGTGGAGTGCCACGAGAGAAAGCGATGGAAACGATTCGAAAGGTAGAAGGAATGAACCGCGGCTTTTATGCTGCTCCGATTGGCTGGATGGATTATGAAGGAAATGGAGAATTTGCCGTTGCTATTCGTTCAGGCGTTCTACGAAATAACGAGGCGACTTTGTTTTCAGGTTGTGGTGTGGTAGCGGATTCTCAACCGGATAGCGAATTTCAAGAAACACGCATGAAGTTTCGGCCAATGTTACGTGCCATAGGAGGAACAGACGTATGAATCATGAAGAAGTGATGACCAATTATCTTTTCTCGTTCATCGATGGTCTCATTCAAGGAGGGGTCCGACACGCTGTTATTAGTCCAGGATCCCGCTCCACCCCCCTAGCGATGCTCTTAGCTGAACGTTCCCAAATCGAAACACACGTAATTGTGGATGAACGTTCAGCTGCTTTTTTTGCTCTAGGTATAGCAAAAATGTCCCAAGCACCCGTCGCGCTACTTTGTACATCCGGAACGGCAGCAGCGAACTATTATCCAGCTATTATTGAAGCAAAGTATGCTCGTGTTCCACTGATTGTGTTAACAGCCGACCGTCCGCATGAATTACGAGAAATTGGGGCTCCGCAAGCCATTGATCAGCTTTCGTTATACGGAAAACATGTGAAATGGCATGTCGATCTTGCCCTTCCGGAAGGGTCAGAGACGATGAAGCGATATGCGCAGGCAACGGCTGTGCGTGCGGTCACAGAATCCGTCCAGACTCCTAAAGGACCTGTTCATATCAACGTGCCGTTACGTGAACCGTTAATTCCACATCTTGAGCAACAGGTAGACAAGTTAATCCCGCCGATGAAAATACATACCGGAATGCTGAGCATGAGTGTGGCGCAAGCGGATGAACTTGCCTCAATGCTCGAACAAAAACAGAAAGGGTTAATTATATGTGGTCCGTTAGATGACCCGTCATGTGCAGAATCAATTGTTCGTTTTGGAAAAAAAGTTGGTTTTCCAATACTGGCAGATCCATTATCCCAATTGCGTTCCCAATCGAGCATGCACGAAGAAATTATTGACTGTTATGATACGTTTTTACGAAATGAAGAGGTCAAAAAGACATATCAACCAGACATCGTGATCCGTTTTGGAGCGATGCCTGTTTCAAAAGCGTTACTTCTTTATTTACAAGAACAGAAGGACGCTTATCATCTCGTTGTGGACGGTGGAGCGGGATATCGTAATCCTAACTTTTTAATGACGGAAATGATTTATTGTGAGGAACGAATATTCTGTGAAACGATGACGGAACGTGTAAAAATCCATCCGAACTTTGAATGGCTCAATCAATGGATTCAGTTAAATACACTGACGAAAGGAAAGTTGCAATCTTTTTCAACCGAGGAACTCAACGAAGGTGAATTAGTCCTTCGAATGAGCCGTTTACTTCCAGAAGAGAGTTTGTTGTTTGTTGGGAATAGTATGCCGATACGAGATGTAGATACATTTTTTCATCAAGTCCCGAAAAATATTCGCATCCTTGCCAATCGAGGAGCAAACGGAATCGATGGGGTTGTCTCTAGTGCATTAGGTGCAAGTCTGTATGCGAAACAAGCATATTTACTCATTGGAGATTTGTCCTTCTTCCACGATTTAACAGGACTGTTCATAGCGAAAGCTTATCATCTACCGCTTACGGTCATTTTAGTAAACAATAATGGCGGAGGAATTTTTTCGTTCTTACCGCAAGCGAAATATCCGAAGCATTTTGAACAATTGTTTGGTACACCTTTACATTTATCATTTGAATACTTGGCCCATTTATATGAAGGGGAGTATCATCTTATTCACGATTGGAATCATTTTGAACAAGAATTGTCGAAAACCAATCAACAAGGATTACGCATTCTTGAAGTACAAACGAATCGTGAAAGCAATGCCGCCATCCACCGCCAATTATGGGCTAACGTATCAGAAATTTTGAGTTTGTTTGTAAAGGAAGAGCATCTGTGAATGTTCGTGTGAATGGTGTAACGTACCATGTAAAAGTGAAAGGGGAAGGAAAGCCAGTTGTTTTACTGCATGGTTTTACGGGTGATATCACCTCCTGGGAAGATGTCCTTCCCTATTTCCCTTCTCGTTATCAATGGATTTTAATTGATATTTTAGGGCATGGGAAATCCGATCATCCTGAAGACCCAGCAAGGTACGATATTGTTAAAGTGGCCACTGATATTCGCGATTTGTTAGAAAAATTAGCTTATGAAAAAGTTCATATGATTGGCTATTCGATGGGTGGACGTCTTGCTCTCACATTTGCCGTGTTATTTCCAAACTGGGTAGAGACATTAATATTAGAAAGCGCTTCACCAGGGTTAGAGTTTCCAGAAGAACGAAAAGAACGTCAATTGGCGGATGCTCGTTTGGCAGATATGATATTACATAAAGGAATCGAGTTCTTTATTGATTATTGGGAGCGTATTCCGTTATTTGCGACCCAGAGTCAGCTGCCTGAGGACGTGAAAGAAAAGAAAAGAGCACAGCGAATGAAAAATCATCCGGTTGGTTTAGCCAACAGTCTTCTCGGAATGGGGACAGGAAGTCAACCATCTTGGTGGGACCAACTTACCAACCTCCATTTTCCAGTTCTATTATTGACAGGCAAAATGGACATGAAGTTTTGTCGGATTGCTGAGCGAATGGTTCAACGATTGCCTATGGCCCAACACGAGGTCATTGAGGGAGTAGGGCATACAATTCATATGGAACATCCAGAAAAGTTTGGTACAATAGTAGATAGGTTTTTAACAATACATAAGGGAGGTTCTCGTCATGGCCATTGAATGGGTAAAAGAGAGAGAATATGAAGACATTATTTATGAAACATACAATGGAATTGCTAAAATTACGATTAACCGTCCAGAAGTTCGTAACGCTTTTCGTCCAAAAACGGTGCAGGAGCTGATCGATGCATTTGCGTACGCACGTGATGATTCCAAAATTGGTGTCATTATTTTAACAGGTGCGGGAGATAAAGCGTTCTGTTCAGGTGGAGACCAAAAGGTGCGTGGTCACGGAGGATACGTAGGCGACGATAATATTCCTCGTCTGAATGTACTGGACTTACAACGTTTAATCCGTATTATTCCAAAACCAGTGATTGCGATGGTGGCAGGCTATGCAATTGGAGGAGGACATGTTCTTCATGTCGTTTGTGATTTAACGATTGCTGCTGATAATGCGATCTTTGGTCAAACAGGTCCAAAAGTAGGTAGCTTTGATGCAGGATATGGTGCTGGCTATTTAGCACGAATTGTTGGTCATAAAAAAGCGAGAGAAATTTGGTATTTATGCCGTCAATACAATGCCCAAGAAGCATTAGAAATGGGGCTTGTCAATGCGGTAGTGCCGCTTGAGAAATTAGAGGAAGAGACAGTAAAATGGGCAGAAGAAATTTTAGAAAAGAGCCCTACAGCTATTCGTTTCCTAAAAGCAGCATTTAACGCCGATACAGATGGTTTAGCAGGATTACAACAACTCGCCGGCGACGCAACATTACTGTACTATACAACAGACGAAGCAAAAGAAGGAAGAGATGCATTTAAGGAAAAACGGAAACCAAACTTCGGTCAATTCCCACGTTTTCCATAAGAAAGTAAGGGGGTTCTCTCATCGTCCATGAGAACTCCCTTCTTCTTATGACGAAGGATATTGAGGTGAATCACATGACGACTACTATTCCGAATTGGTTACAGCAACGGGCATTTTTAACCCCCCATAGACGAGCTTTAACGTATGGTGATCGTTCCTGGTCGTTTGCGGAGTTGTACGAGGAAA includes these proteins:
- a CDS encoding isochorismate synthase; the protein is MSTVDIQLDAKERARKDLLYRSSVFKIPFIDPLSFYNKGKKWFQGERFFWKDPDDELIIVGLGIVKKIELIEPSGRFEALQKKWNDIIEKTVIQHSYNVPGTGPLLFGGISFDPQIVPSNEWIDFSPVMFYLPSIMLTVYDNETYLTMNGPLTDHWEKELEKQKDWLFKQFVLKEEIIEEPIPAIVTVNEPNAEQWKETVRRVINQIQTGELDKVVLARKKYIQFSEAILSDRVLQRLWDEQHKSFIFSLEANKSCFIGASPERLVRKMHHEVLSTCLAGSIKRGLTMEEDESLGKELLNDRKNVQEHKFVVSMIRDVMEALCSEVDIPDEPTLMKTRDIQHLYTPVKGYTDEKTSLLQFVQRLHPTPALGGVPREKAMETIRKVEGMNRGFYAAPIGWMDYEGNGEFAVAIRSGVLRNNEATLFSGCGVVADSQPDSEFQETRMKFRPMLRAIGGTDV
- the menH gene encoding 2-succinyl-6-hydroxy-2,4-cyclohexadiene-1-carboxylate synthase gives rise to the protein MNVRVNGVTYHVKVKGEGKPVVLLHGFTGDITSWEDVLPYFPSRYQWILIDILGHGKSDHPEDPARYDIVKVATDIRDLLEKLAYEKVHMIGYSMGGRLALTFAVLFPNWVETLILESASPGLEFPEERKERQLADARLADMILHKGIEFFIDYWERIPLFATQSQLPEDVKEKKRAQRMKNHPVGLANSLLGMGTGSQPSWWDQLTNLHFPVLLLTGKMDMKFCRIAERMVQRLPMAQHEVIEGVGHTIHMEHPEKFGTIVDRFLTIHKGGSRHGH
- the menB gene encoding 1,4-dihydroxy-2-naphthoyl-CoA synthase; the encoded protein is MAIEWVKEREYEDIIYETYNGIAKITINRPEVRNAFRPKTVQELIDAFAYARDDSKIGVIILTGAGDKAFCSGGDQKVRGHGGYVGDDNIPRLNVLDLQRLIRIIPKPVIAMVAGYAIGGGHVLHVVCDLTIAADNAIFGQTGPKVGSFDAGYGAGYLARIVGHKKAREIWYLCRQYNAQEALEMGLVNAVVPLEKLEEETVKWAEEILEKSPTAIRFLKAAFNADTDGLAGLQQLAGDATLLYYTTDEAKEGRDAFKEKRKPNFGQFPRFP
- the menD gene encoding 2-succinyl-5-enolpyruvyl-6-hydroxy-3-cyclohexene-1-carboxylic-acid synthase encodes the protein MNHEEVMTNYLFSFIDGLIQGGVRHAVISPGSRSTPLAMLLAERSQIETHVIVDERSAAFFALGIAKMSQAPVALLCTSGTAAANYYPAIIEAKYARVPLIVLTADRPHELREIGAPQAIDQLSLYGKHVKWHVDLALPEGSETMKRYAQATAVRAVTESVQTPKGPVHINVPLREPLIPHLEQQVDKLIPPMKIHTGMLSMSVAQADELASMLEQKQKGLIICGPLDDPSCAESIVRFGKKVGFPILADPLSQLRSQSSMHEEIIDCYDTFLRNEEVKKTYQPDIVIRFGAMPVSKALLLYLQEQKDAYHLVVDGGAGYRNPNFLMTEMIYCEERIFCETMTERVKIHPNFEWLNQWIQLNTLTKGKLQSFSTEELNEGELVLRMSRLLPEESLLFVGNSMPIRDVDTFFHQVPKNIRILANRGANGIDGVVSSALGASLYAKQAYLLIGDLSFFHDLTGLFIAKAYHLPLTVILVNNNGGGIFSFLPQAKYPKHFEQLFGTPLHLSFEYLAHLYEGEYHLIHDWNHFEQELSKTNQQGLRILEVQTNRESNAAIHRQLWANVSEILSLFVKEEHL